A genome region from Natronolimnobius baerhuensis includes the following:
- a CDS encoding sensor histidine kinase, producing the protein MYIAGLIAYAGSALIGGLLAVALLTKYDRRQPSFTFGLFLLVIGFWAAAYVGYLVASSEQWLLFFIQLSYLSVVSAPIVWLVFALQYTDHEAWLSRRRIALLSVVPAGVLTLVWTAPSHSLFYVDTVVTIVDGVALLDTPPAVGHRINIVYGYGLLLIGTALIVAEIFTTNRLYRRQSLVLLACLSAPWFANGVFHLGVQPIPTADLTPVVFVLAGIPLAVIVQRAELTGFVPVAHERVFHTLDDPVFVLTDSNRILDVNRAARILVDADATVTPIEGSDITDLLPEALLDDDDLHPDLETAMGCVIDVDGRPRQYIARVRAIDPGLQDPRGSIVSLTDITVQKRQQANLEAKNEQLERLASVVSHDLATPLATGESLVHLIRADVDDGDPELEQSLDDLEAVHARLREFAEALPELARESTDVASPVECDLESVAHAAWDVVDTGELTLVIESTRTIRGDPRRLQQAFENLFQNTVAHGSTNPASQTQQDTVEHGSPEYRPDDSKIAVDADVVEQNQNREECWAGKIAPPSEQTSGAGEADDTRVTTVRVGTVGAAVDDRDVGADSTAREIARKRGFYVEDDGRGIPPERREHLLEFGVSTGSGAGYGLAIVRTIVEAHGWSLEIGESAEGGARFEILEGD; encoded by the coding sequence ATGTATATCGCCGGGCTGATCGCCTACGCCGGGTCGGCACTCATCGGCGGTCTGCTGGCGGTCGCGCTGCTGACAAAATACGACCGCCGACAGCCCTCCTTTACCTTCGGTCTGTTTCTGCTCGTCATCGGCTTCTGGGCGGCGGCGTACGTCGGCTATCTGGTCGCCTCGAGCGAGCAGTGGCTCCTGTTTTTCATCCAGCTGTCGTATCTCTCAGTCGTCTCTGCGCCCATCGTCTGGCTCGTCTTCGCACTCCAGTACACCGATCACGAGGCCTGGCTCTCGAGGCGACGGATCGCCCTGCTGTCGGTTGTTCCTGCGGGCGTCCTCACACTTGTCTGGACCGCACCATCTCACTCGCTGTTCTACGTCGACACCGTGGTCACGATAGTCGACGGCGTCGCCCTGCTCGACACGCCGCCCGCGGTCGGCCACCGAATTAATATCGTGTACGGCTACGGGCTGCTCCTGATCGGCACCGCCCTGATCGTCGCCGAAATCTTCACCACAAACCGGCTCTACCGTCGACAGTCGCTGGTGCTTTTGGCCTGTCTGAGCGCGCCGTGGTTCGCAAACGGCGTATTCCACCTCGGCGTACAACCGATTCCGACAGCGGATCTCACCCCGGTCGTCTTCGTTCTCGCCGGCATCCCACTGGCGGTGATCGTCCAGCGCGCCGAACTCACCGGCTTCGTCCCGGTCGCCCACGAACGCGTCTTTCACACCCTCGACGATCCCGTGTTCGTTCTCACCGACTCGAATCGGATCCTCGATGTCAACCGCGCTGCTCGCATCCTGGTCGACGCCGACGCCACCGTCACACCCATCGAAGGCAGCGATATTACCGACCTGCTCCCAGAAGCACTGCTCGACGACGATGACCTCCATCCCGATCTCGAGACTGCCATGGGCTGTGTGATTGACGTCGACGGCAGGCCCCGACAGTACATCGCCCGCGTTCGCGCCATCGATCCGGGCCTGCAGGATCCACGCGGTTCTATCGTTTCCCTGACGGACATTACGGTTCAAAAACGCCAGCAAGCAAACCTCGAGGCCAAAAACGAACAGCTCGAGCGCCTCGCCAGCGTCGTCTCGCACGATCTCGCGACGCCGCTTGCAACCGGCGAGAGCCTGGTCCACCTCATCCGTGCCGATGTCGACGATGGAGATCCGGAACTCGAGCAGTCGCTCGACGATCTCGAGGCCGTCCACGCCCGGTTGCGGGAGTTCGCCGAGGCGCTCCCCGAACTCGCACGGGAAAGCACCGACGTTGCGTCACCGGTCGAGTGCGATCTCGAGTCCGTCGCGCACGCGGCGTGGGACGTCGTAGACACTGGCGAGTTGACCCTCGTGATCGAGTCAACACGGACAATAAGGGGAGATCCACGGCGGCTGCAGCAGGCGTTCGAAAACCTGTTCCAGAATACCGTAGCGCACGGCTCTACGAACCCTGCTTCACAGACCCAGCAGGATACCGTCGAACACGGTTCACCGGAATATCGCCCGGACGACTCCAAGATCGCCGTCGACGCTGACGTCGTCGAGCAGAACCAGAATCGGGAGGAATGCTGGGCGGGCAAAATTGCCCCTCCCAGCGAGCAGACCAGCGGGGCAGGGGAAGCGGACGACACTCGAGTCACGACGGTTCGAGTCGGAACAGTCGGGGCGGCCGTCGACGACAGGGATGTAGGGGCCGACTCCACCGCTCGAGAAATCGCCCGGAAACGCGGCTTCTACGTCGAGGACGACGGCCGCGGAATCCCGCCCGAACGACGCGAGCACCTTCTCGAGTTCGGGGTTAGTACGGGCTCCGGTGCGGGCTACGGGCTTGCCATCGTTCGAACCATCGTCGAAGCACACGGCTGGTCCCTCGAGATCGGCGAGTCGGCCGAGGGTGGGGCGCGGTTCGAAATCCTCGAGGGCGACTGA
- a CDS encoding bacterio-opsin activator domain-containing protein, with protein sequence MTALNTDTRLNDRYAPPGTVDALLVDDDETWARTQRRVLERHYDAVSVSTTHTLQDALYALETGSPDCLICDYQLGDGTGLELLEAIRRDHPKLPFVLVTGQGDESVASAAIREHVTDYVRKDELASQPDLLATRVASVVEAYRTEQALERERRSKEALRRLVTASTTRQELGQGVCQHFVDEHRYAFAWIGVLNRNGAVVPFATAGDDSYLEAVLEPGTKPDDGAEPAVTSLACGDTVVESPIDPVGETPVSVDAESRIEDAKLGPDSSEEIDGDQSGAQWRHAALEHGIGSAMAVPIEHNGVHFGVLAVYNDEVSFDGQARELLSEYAETIGYAFQATEWRRALFSSAITPLEITVADEFSALVALSRKLTRTATIEVETVIPRNDDEVLYLASISGASANSLEDAGEAVVSVRSLEVYETGDPVRCGLIVETPVPETVLVEVGSRFRRTVVADGQMRIFASVQATEAVRPVIDRLEDAFADASVTAVWSDHSHPEDTDGGGLERLTDRQRQVLELALDAGYFERPRRHNTGELAAMLDISRATFTQHLRAAQSKVFEDLISE encoded by the coding sequence ATGACAGCACTGAACACAGACACTAGATTGAACGACCGATACGCCCCGCCCGGGACGGTCGACGCCCTGCTCGTCGACGACGACGAAACGTGGGCCAGAACCCAACGACGAGTCCTCGAGCGGCACTACGACGCCGTCTCAGTCTCGACGACCCACACGCTTCAGGACGCCCTCTACGCCCTCGAGACGGGGTCGCCAGATTGTCTCATCTGTGACTACCAACTCGGCGACGGCACCGGGCTCGAATTGCTAGAAGCGATCAGACGTGACCACCCGAAGCTGCCGTTCGTACTCGTCACCGGACAGGGGGACGAATCGGTCGCGAGCGCGGCAATCCGAGAGCACGTTACCGACTACGTTAGAAAGGACGAACTGGCGAGTCAACCTGACCTCCTCGCCACGCGGGTCGCGTCCGTCGTGGAGGCCTATCGGACAGAGCAAGCGCTCGAGCGCGAACGGCGGAGCAAAGAGGCGCTCCGTAGACTGGTGACCGCCAGCACAACCAGACAGGAACTCGGCCAAGGCGTTTGCCAACATTTCGTCGACGAGCACCGGTACGCATTCGCGTGGATCGGCGTCCTCAATCGCAACGGCGCGGTCGTCCCGTTCGCCACGGCCGGCGACGACAGCTACCTCGAAGCAGTCCTCGAGCCGGGGACGAAACCTGACGACGGGGCCGAGCCAGCGGTGACGTCGCTGGCGTGTGGCGACACAGTCGTCGAATCACCGATAGACCCCGTCGGCGAAACACCAGTGTCAGTCGATGCTGAATCAAGAATCGAAGACGCAAAATTGGGCCCCGATTCCAGCGAAGAGATCGACGGGGACCAGAGCGGAGCGCAGTGGCGACACGCGGCGCTCGAGCACGGTATCGGCTCCGCGATGGCTGTCCCCATCGAGCACAACGGCGTCCATTTCGGCGTCCTCGCCGTCTACAACGACGAGGTCTCGTTCGACGGCCAAGCGAGGGAGTTGCTCTCCGAGTACGCCGAAACGATTGGCTACGCCTTCCAGGCAACGGAGTGGCGACGGGCACTGTTCTCTTCGGCTATCACCCCCCTCGAGATCACCGTCGCGGACGAATTCTCAGCCCTCGTAGCGCTCTCCCGCAAACTGACGCGAACGGCAACAATCGAGGTCGAAACCGTCATTCCCAGAAATGACGATGAAGTGCTTTATTTGGCCTCGATCTCGGGTGCGTCCGCGAACTCGCTCGAGGACGCCGGCGAAGCCGTTGTATCCGTACGCTCGCTCGAGGTGTATGAGACCGGCGACCCTGTGCGATGCGGACTCATCGTGGAGACGCCGGTGCCGGAAACGGTCCTCGTTGAGGTGGGCAGTCGATTCCGACGAACCGTCGTTGCCGACGGTCAGATGCGTATCTTCGCGTCCGTTCAGGCTACAGAGGCGGTTCGCCCCGTAATCGATCGTCTTGAGGACGCGTTCGCCGATGCATCGGTGACGGCGGTCTGGTCCGACCACTCACACCCAGAGGACACCGACGGGGGTGGACTGGAACGACTGACGGACCGGCAGCGTCAGGTGCTGGAACTGGCGCTCGATGCAGGATACTTCGAACGACCACGCCGGCACAACACCGGCGAACTCGCGGCGATGCTCGATATCTCTCGAGCGACCTTCACTCAGCATCTTCGTGCTGCACAGTCAAAGGTGTTCGAGGACCTGATATCTGAGTGA
- a CDS encoding protein kinase domain-containing protein, giving the protein MTATTVLAGYVIVAGVLDSMALVAVVPAVLDPISGWPGLGAVYLPVLLLLFVILSPLERLGAVDVSGSGTLSAIDSGSIEELPTHLPLFFDAESGDGLFAALAIAFVLVPAASALIESSWHGYRVGTDIRTQKHKLGSRKHRFEKARNEYRTAVENAEAALKDDRYDEAEQLVTDVAQPKLNACQRLHKSYEISKSTPDSNRLENLKYELERYEADQKLEDLIQQQEEIVDEYYQHRDAANHEKAVEALRQAKSIARDCTNTASGYNLGYDLEDLLSMSTDEIDAAMADLEAVQSKATLENIVTKYVTTLAAFDDAVWDGNLERCETLFEALRQKRSRIEQLEQELGTNAKALSDADRDLDGRIHHVTQQAIRSKFNEDIETGDCHGAFAWPEAKARYLLASGTQAAENGNYRDAIVRAETVSDYLLQHLDAGSPDDRNRDALSNLLGTARDQKGKWERQLIVQQINDAVDREPDEYEEASKILTRALSRIDQTNAFDEEERAIIEQDTRKAYATVHSDGASALVDSGNERLEAGDESSAVTFYERAMTVLEDLSDAVADWNDVTNEPINEQYDAVEQKYVEAQTTLLEERIRLGIDQFDAGEYDAALETFRDVTNETETVRERVENEYDRLLYLQDLTEANAKTTQRTSLGIGTGSKSLQEPEDDAAGTTQQDHIDSSASATSQAAGAPGNDIFDAVEASLPDEIDYMQLEKDAVLGSGGNATVHKARLDGDETKHIALKEPQVPEGTVDKALFDRFRDEAENWEEVDDHPHVVSILDHGMHTLPWIAMEYLDGGHLGDRVGKLGTEQALWTALGITRAIKHAHRPGITHLDIKPENILFKSVDGYWDIPKVADWGLANHLLDRPDGVEGLSPQYAAPEQFDPDIFGDTDLETDIYQLGVVFYELFTGTLPYEGDRYNVLQNDPDRKPTPPSEIADVPPELDDVLLKALAPEKADRYENVAFLEQELEVLFESLVEDMNPPQR; this is encoded by the coding sequence TTGACCGCAACGACAGTGCTCGCGGGTTATGTAATCGTCGCTGGCGTCCTCGACTCGATGGCGCTGGTTGCGGTCGTTCCAGCTGTATTGGATCCAATCAGCGGATGGCCGGGTCTAGGCGCTGTGTATCTTCCGGTGTTGTTGCTCCTCTTCGTTATCCTCTCCCCACTCGAGCGACTCGGGGCAGTAGACGTGAGCGGGAGCGGAACGCTATCGGCAATTGACTCAGGTTCAATCGAAGAGTTGCCGACACATCTGCCGCTGTTTTTTGATGCCGAGTCCGGTGACGGGTTATTCGCTGCTCTAGCCATTGCGTTTGTACTCGTTCCCGCTGCCAGTGCACTCATCGAATCATCGTGGCATGGGTATCGAGTCGGGACCGATATCCGTACTCAAAAACACAAACTCGGATCACGAAAACACAGGTTCGAAAAGGCCCGCAACGAGTACCGTACCGCTGTCGAGAACGCTGAAGCCGCACTCAAGGACGACCGCTACGACGAAGCCGAACAACTCGTTACCGATGTCGCCCAACCCAAGCTGAACGCGTGCCAACGACTGCACAAAAGCTACGAAATTTCGAAGTCCACTCCCGACAGCAATCGATTGGAGAATCTCAAGTATGAGCTAGAACGATACGAAGCCGATCAAAAACTTGAGGACCTGATTCAGCAACAGGAAGAGATCGTCGACGAATATTACCAGCACCGCGACGCGGCCAACCACGAGAAGGCGGTTGAAGCCCTGCGACAAGCAAAGTCGATCGCACGTGACTGTACAAACACAGCTTCAGGATACAATCTTGGATATGACCTCGAAGACTTGCTGTCCATGTCGACAGACGAGATTGACGCCGCGATGGCCGACCTCGAGGCAGTACAATCGAAGGCCACGCTCGAGAACATTGTAACAAAATACGTGACGACTCTCGCAGCCTTCGACGATGCGGTTTGGGACGGTAACCTCGAACGCTGCGAGACGCTATTCGAGGCGCTGCGTCAGAAACGCTCGCGGATCGAGCAACTCGAGCAAGAACTTGGAACCAACGCCAAGGCCCTCTCAGATGCTGATCGTGATCTCGATGGTCGGATCCACCACGTCACTCAGCAGGCGATTAGATCGAAATTTAACGAGGATATTGAGACCGGTGACTGCCACGGGGCGTTTGCCTGGCCCGAGGCGAAGGCACGTTACCTGCTCGCTTCGGGAACACAGGCTGCCGAAAACGGCAACTATCGAGACGCAATCGTACGAGCAGAGACTGTCTCAGATTATCTCTTACAGCACCTCGATGCCGGATCTCCAGACGATCGGAATCGAGATGCGTTGAGCAACCTACTCGGAACCGCCCGCGATCAGAAAGGGAAGTGGGAACGGCAGTTGATCGTACAACAGATCAACGACGCGGTCGACAGGGAACCGGACGAGTACGAAGAAGCGAGCAAAATCCTCACGCGTGCGCTATCGCGGATCGATCAGACGAACGCGTTTGACGAGGAGGAGCGAGCGATCATCGAGCAGGATACCCGCAAAGCGTACGCCACCGTTCACTCGGATGGGGCATCTGCGCTCGTCGATAGCGGTAACGAACGACTCGAAGCTGGAGACGAATCGTCTGCTGTCACCTTTTACGAGAGGGCGATGACGGTTCTCGAGGATCTCAGCGATGCAGTCGCGGATTGGAACGACGTCACTAATGAACCCATTAATGAACAGTACGACGCAGTCGAACAGAAATACGTCGAGGCACAGACGACACTTCTTGAGGAACGTATTCGTCTGGGAATCGATCAGTTCGACGCCGGTGAGTACGACGCCGCTCTCGAAACGTTCCGAGACGTGACAAACGAGACCGAGACTGTCCGCGAGCGTGTTGAGAACGAATACGATCGTCTGCTGTATCTCCAAGACCTCACCGAAGCGAACGCGAAGACGACCCAACGAACCTCACTGGGTATTGGGACCGGATCGAAATCCCTCCAAGAACCCGAAGATGATGCGGCTGGCACAACCCAGCAAGATCATATCGATTCGAGTGCCAGTGCCACCTCACAGGCTGCTGGTGCACCCGGAAACGACATATTCGACGCGGTTGAGGCATCGCTTCCAGATGAGATAGACTACATGCAACTCGAGAAGGACGCGGTGCTTGGGTCAGGTGGAAATGCGACCGTTCATAAAGCCAGGCTGGATGGCGACGAAACCAAGCATATCGCTCTCAAAGAGCCTCAGGTTCCTGAGGGAACAGTCGACAAGGCACTGTTCGACCGATTCAGAGACGAAGCAGAAAACTGGGAAGAAGTCGACGATCATCCCCACGTCGTCAGCATCCTTGATCATGGTATGCACACGCTTCCCTGGATTGCGATGGAATATCTCGACGGCGGCCATCTCGGTGACCGTGTCGGGAAACTTGGAACTGAGCAGGCGTTATGGACCGCACTGGGTATCACCAGAGCGATCAAACATGCTCACCGGCCTGGCATCACCCACCTCGACATCAAGCCTGAGAACATCCTCTTCAAATCGGTTGATGGGTACTGGGATATTCCCAAAGTCGCCGATTGGGGGCTAGCGAACCACCTTCTCGATCGTCCGGACGGCGTCGAAGGACTGTCGCCACAGTACGCTGCTCCGGAACAGTTTGATCCCGATATCTTTGGCGACACCGACCTCGAGACGGACATCTACCAGCTCGGGGTCGTTTTCTACGAACTGTTTACGGGAACCCTGCCGTACGAGGGTGACCGCTACAACGTGTTGCAGAACGATCCGGACCGAAAACCAACGCCTCCGAGTGAAATCGCAGACGTGCCACCAGAACTCGACGACGTGCTTCTGAAAGCGCTCGCTCCGGAGAAAGCAGACAGGTACGAGAATGTCGCCTTCCTCGAACAGGAATTAGAAGTGCTCTTCGAGTCGCTGGTCGAGGACATGAATCCTCCACAACGCTAG
- a CDS encoding serine/threonine-protein kinase has product MKALADGKYTASKESPSAALPSIREALKNLNAAVDWAKQPNLRTHVKEVEDQWDTARELEFDLLSTLVENSLQRATDEADHGNYRNAVEHVRSANASLDQAVEHANEHDYETEPYQRFRKQLVENGSDWEQKMLVTRINSALNAEPAGYDDALEQLGSVLGQFSEVRLVDDHQLDFLKQEAREAYLSVSIQGTTYLLEEGERHLESEAYARATDAFDEAAEVAATAATRAKPWDDIETDELTAVASMVETRKAEVEVTRINERIGDGIAAFEDGSYESAYETFTAVGEETVEIQGEIADPDDADQLAHLQSVASDNARKAQRASLGIGTENPTMREPNQVATVALEQPDARHQSSGARIQATETIVSAVGSTIATEIPGAPDLEFAYDRLDRDESIGRGGNADVYCATVTVDGTTHTVALKEPRIQGTIGTQVVEEFTQEAETWAKLDDHDHIVGVIDWGSQPLPWIAMEHMDGGHVGDRAGEMPFDHALWTAIVTAEAVRHAHRRGVAHLDLKPENILFRSVTDGWDVPKVADWGLSKHLLEHSKSIEGLSPHYAAPEQFDDNYGSADDITDVCQLGSVYYELFTGRPPFEGQPARVMNKVLTEAPQPPSELADVPPELDEILLTAMAKEKVDRYESVLYLRDALQELYDDQYQQE; this is encoded by the coding sequence GTGAAGGCGTTAGCAGACGGCAAATACACGGCATCCAAGGAGTCACCCTCCGCTGCACTGCCATCTATACGGGAGGCACTCAAGAATCTCAACGCCGCAGTCGACTGGGCTAAACAGCCCAATCTGAGGACACACGTCAAAGAGGTAGAAGATCAATGGGATACCGCTCGAGAACTCGAGTTCGATCTGCTCTCGACGCTGGTTGAGAACTCACTCCAGCGAGCGACGGACGAAGCTGACCATGGAAACTACCGGAACGCCGTCGAGCATGTTCGGAGCGCGAACGCATCACTGGACCAGGCTGTCGAACATGCGAACGAACACGACTACGAAACAGAACCGTACCAGCGGTTCCGCAAGCAACTTGTCGAAAACGGATCAGATTGGGAACAGAAAATGCTGGTTACTCGTATCAACTCGGCTCTCAATGCGGAGCCAGCTGGATACGACGACGCATTGGAACAGTTAGGCTCCGTGTTGGGACAGTTCTCGGAAGTTCGATTAGTCGACGATCATCAGCTGGACTTCCTGAAACAAGAGGCACGCGAGGCGTACCTCTCGGTCAGTATTCAGGGTACAACGTACCTGCTCGAGGAAGGCGAGCGGCACCTTGAGTCCGAGGCATACGCTCGTGCGACAGATGCATTCGACGAGGCAGCTGAGGTCGCTGCCACGGCCGCTACGAGAGCTAAACCGTGGGACGACATCGAGACGGATGAGTTGACTGCAGTCGCTTCGATGGTTGAAACAAGGAAAGCCGAAGTAGAAGTCACTCGGATCAACGAACGGATCGGTGATGGCATCGCGGCGTTCGAGGACGGATCGTACGAATCCGCATATGAGACGTTCACAGCTGTCGGCGAGGAGACTGTTGAGATTCAGGGCGAAATCGCAGATCCAGACGACGCGGATCAACTCGCTCACCTCCAGAGCGTGGCAAGCGACAACGCTCGCAAAGCACAGCGTGCGTCACTGGGAATCGGAACTGAAAATCCCACGATGAGAGAGCCGAATCAGGTCGCAACGGTTGCGCTCGAGCAGCCGGACGCCCGCCACCAGTCCAGCGGTGCTCGGATACAGGCGACGGAAACGATTGTCTCGGCAGTCGGTTCGACGATAGCGACCGAGATCCCTGGCGCACCAGACCTTGAGTTCGCATACGACCGACTAGATCGGGATGAGTCTATTGGCAGAGGGGGTAATGCCGACGTTTATTGCGCGACTGTCACAGTCGACGGTACTACTCACACGGTTGCACTCAAAGAGCCGCGTATTCAGGGAACGATCGGTACCCAAGTCGTTGAGGAATTCACACAGGAGGCCGAGACATGGGCGAAACTCGACGACCACGATCACATCGTTGGCGTAATTGACTGGGGGTCACAACCGTTGCCGTGGATCGCCATGGAGCACATGGACGGCGGCCATGTTGGCGATCGGGCCGGAGAAATGCCGTTTGATCACGCGTTGTGGACGGCGATCGTCACGGCAGAGGCAGTGCGACACGCTCACCGACGGGGCGTCGCCCACCTCGATTTAAAACCCGAAAACATCCTCTTTCGATCGGTCACAGACGGTTGGGATGTCCCGAAAGTAGCCGATTGGGGACTCTCGAAACACCTGCTCGAGCACTCCAAGAGTATCGAAGGATTGTCTCCACACTATGCAGCTCCCGAGCAGTTCGACGATAACTACGGGTCGGCTGACGATATTACGGATGTGTGCCAACTCGGCTCAGTCTACTATGAATTGTTCACGGGCCGGCCGCCGTTCGAGGGACAACCGGCTCGTGTGATGAACAAGGTGCTCACAGAAGCGCCGCAGCCGCCGAGCGAACTCGCAGATGTCCCGCCGGAACTCGACGAGATTCTGTTAACAGCCATGGCAAAAGAGAAGGTCGACCGGTATGAGTCGGTTCTCTACCTGCGGGACGCGCTGCAGGAACTATACGATGACCAGTATCAGCAGGAGTAG